In Neodiprion pinetum isolate iyNeoPine1 chromosome 6, iyNeoPine1.2, whole genome shotgun sequence, one genomic interval encodes:
- the LOC138191135 gene encoding neurofilament medium polypeptide-like — MSNLQEINKSGNGLHAQQAAIDASAEMKRSQALERLKKLTSELNDFVQSKVNIHKEIKSKTTSRISRATPEKTSEADVGTDEAIDTGAEGDGESVAEDGRETFGKPGERKERPSPDPTFRQATKKKDLKESPLQRAALPSDEQMKAPAWQRVQSKKEQKRQNKEQFPKQPPKEPRPEPKQKKPRKWIKPDALIIRPVEKEKYAEILRRIKQAVPDEQVRTTVEKIHKTKTRDMLITLSKKSTDKGQALQKAITDILQKEAEVICKGPQEIIEIRDIDDDTTKEHIQTALKTETEETCEIPLEAIKIRKAYRGTQTATVTLPAAAAQQLLERNGKIRIGWVNCRMRATKKPIQCFKCWHFGHFVSQCKSEIDRSKHCIRCGREGHKIAECKNPAKCVLCADDQGAQDAAHHAGTYRCPVFKEALEKMINKRA; from the exons ATGAGTAACTTACAGGAAATAAACAAGAGTGGAAACGGGCTTCATGCCCAACAAGCAGCGATTGACGCAAGCGCTGAAATGAAGCGGTCGCAAGCGCTCGAACGCCTTAAAAAACTGACCAGTGAGCTGAATGATTTCGTTCAATCAAAGGTCAACATTCACAAGGAGATAAAGTCCAAGACGACTAGT CGCATTTCCCGTGCTACACCGGAGAAAACCTCCGAAGCTGACGTCGGAACTGATGAAGCAATAGACACCGGAGCCGAAGGTGACGGTGAATCAGTCGCTGAAGACGGGCGTGAAACTTTCGGCAAGCCTGgtgagagaaaagaaagaccCTCTCCAGACCCAACATTCAGGCAAGCAACAAAAAAGAAGGACCTGAAGGAAAGCCCTCTGCAAAGAGCAGCACTGCCAAGCGACGAACAGATGAAAGCGCCAGCTTGGCAACGAGTTCAGTCtaaaaaagaacagaaaagacAAAATAAAGAGCAGTTCCCAAAGCAACCGCCGAAAGAGCCACGGCCGGAACCTAAGCAGAAGAAACCTCGAAAGTGGATCAAGCCTGACGCTCTGATCATCCGTCCGGTCGAGAAGGAGAAGTACGCCGAAATATTGCGTCGTATAAAGCAGGCCGTCCCTGACGAACAGGTCCGCACAACCGTGGAAAAGATCCACAAAACCAAAACTAGGGACATGCTGATTACGCTCTCAAAGAAGAGTACTGACAAAGGCCAAGCCTTGCAAAAGGCTATCACGGACATTCTTCAAAAAGAGGCCGAAGTAATTTGCAAAGGACCGCAGGAGATCATCGAAATCCGAGACATTGATGATGACACGACGAAGGAGCACATTCAGACTGCCCTGAAAACGGAAACCGAAGAAACCTGCGAAATACCACTGGAGGCTATCAAGATCCGTAAGGCCTACAGAGGTACGCAAACGGCCACAGTGACACTACCAGCAGCTGCAGCACAACAGCTACTGGAAAGAAACGGCAAAATAAGGATTGGCTGGGTCAACTGCCGAATGAGAGCAACAAAGAAGCCGATACAATGCTTCAAATGCTGGCACTTTGGGCACTTTGTATCCCAGTGCAAAAGTGAAATCGACCGATCTAAGCACTGCATAAGGTGCGGAAGAGAAGGACATAAGATTGCTGAGTGCAAAAATCCAGCCAAATGTGTATTATGCGCTGACGATCAAGGTGCGCAGGACGCTGCCCACCATGCTGGCACATACAGATGCCCGGTTTTCAAAGAGGCGCTcgagaaaatgataaataaacgaGCATGA